In the Methanothermobacter marburgensis str. Marburg genome, CAGCAGATCAGGGGATGCCATGAGACTCTCCAGTACAGACAGGGAGGTTATAGGGCTTGCCGTTTCACTCAGAAAGAGGGGCGAGGTAACTGTAATCACCGATGACTATACGATACAGAACACCCTCAGAATTCTTGGAATAGAGTTCAGCAGTGTCCTCACATCGGGTATAAAGGAGACCTATCAGTGGAGGAAGATATGCACTGGATGCAGGAGGGTGTACCCTCAGGACTACCAGTTCGGGGAATGTGAGATATGTGGCTCAGAGATAAAGAAGAAAAGATACAGGTCCCGCCGTTAGAGGGGATCTTGCAGGAAGCTCGGGTGATCTTATGAGAATAGGCGTGGTTGTCCACGGACCACAGATAGTTGACTCAGGATACGCAGCAAAACTTATAGATTTTCTAAAAAAATATGGGGAGGTCAGGGCAAGACTGGGGGGCACCATGGGGCGGACCGCGGTCTATGACGCCCACCTTGAGGATGTTATAGACATCTCAGAGAAGAGACTCCCAAGTGAATCGGTTGACCTCTTTGCAGATGAGGGCGCCGGCATTGTTGTCCTCATGAATTACGGAAAGTCCCGTATCACAGGGCATGGATTTGGATACAAGGTTTTCCAGAGATCAGAAAAAAAACCGCCAGTTGTTCAGATAGAAAGACCAGGTGAACCCGATGGAAGTGTTGTGGCATGGAAGAGGGAGGCCGAGTCATTCGCAGAGAAACTGGCACGTGAACTTGAACTCGAGATGGTGGATCCAGAGGAGGTATGCAGGGAGATCTTCCATGGAGAGCCATGCGGTGAACAGAAGCCTGACAGAAGGGAGTACCGGAGGCTCGTGGGTGTCTCAGAGAATGAGAACATATTCGTAAATGGTATAGTAGTGGGGGTCTCAACGTCAGACGACGTCACCCTCGTCGCAGAGGACGGCGTGATCACTGAGATAATAGGTGGGAAGATAAAGGAACACGGGGTTGAAAAGCTTGGAAGGGTTAACCTCAAGGACGCGGTAGTGAAGACGGGACTTCTCCGCCGCTCCGAGGTAAAACCCAGAAAGGTGAAGGTAAGGGAAAATAATAAAAAGAAGTACCGGGTTTCGTTCTTAAACCACGCAGCAGAGGACATATACATGCTCCATGACTCTGATCTTGTTGTCACGGTTGGAGATGATACAACGCTCGTGGCTGCAGATATACTCTACAGATTCGATGTTCCCATAATAGGGATAACAGACGGTGATATAGATAGGGTGGTTAAGAAGGGCTTCAAATGCGCAGATTCGATCATAATAGAGTTTGAGGAGGGATGGGACGATATAGTTGGTGAAAGAATCCACAGGGAGCTCTTCAGGGGTAAAAAAACCATTGAAACCAATGATTTGGAAACTTTTAAAAGGGATCTACTACAGATTATAGATAATATAGGTGCAAGCTACACCGTGAGATACACCTAAACCGATAAAAAGAGGTGTGGAATTGGATTTAGATGATATCATCCATTCCCTTAAAAATTTTGAGGGTGTAACAAGAAAACGGCCAATAAGAAATATAGTTTCTATTCTTAATGATGCATTCAGTGTCTCGGGAAAAACACATCTCGGTTACGGTGATGATGCATCGGCCATCAGGATTGGCGACGGAAAACTTCTTTTACTGGCAGCAGATGGAATATGGGGGCGTCTGATGGAGGCTGACCCCCACTGGGCCGGTTACTGTTCTGTACTTGTTAATGTTAACGATATTGCAGCCATGGGCGGTAAACCCGTGGGCATGGTCAACGTTCTCTCAATTAAATCACGGGAGACCTGTTACAGTGTGATGGAGGGTATAAGAGAGGGGGCAGAGAAGTTCGGGGTCCCAATGGTGGGGGGCCACGTGCACCCTGACACACCCTACGATGCACTGGATGTTTCAATTGCAGGTATAGCATCGGAGGATGCTCTCATAACAAGCTGTGACGCAGAACCCGGTGACAGGGTTATAGTGGGCATAGACCTCGATGGAAGGCCACACCCATCATTTCCCCTTAACTGGGACACAACCACCCATAAAACACCTGAAGAGGTGCAGTTCCAGATTGAGGTAATGTCCATCATCGCAGAAAGAAAGCTGGTAACTGCAGGTAAGGATATAAGCAACCCGGGGACCCTTGGAACACTGGGGATGCTGCTTGAGGCATCGGATGTGGGCGCACGGGTGGAACTGGAATCAATACCACGTAACAGATCAGTTAAGTGGGAGGACTGGCTTCGAATGTACCCTGGCTCAGGTTTTGTGCTGACAGCACGCCCAGAAAATGTTGCTGAATGTATTGAACTGCTCGAGTCTGCCGGAATAACCGCATCAGACGCCGGGGAGATAGTATCCGAAAGAAAACTCCACTTAGTCCATGATAATGATGAAAGGGTCCTCTTTGACTTTGAAAGGGACATCATAACAGGTGTGATAGAAGAAAAAATATGAGGGAGATCTGATGTTTGTTAAGGTTAATGGACTGGATGTTGAACTCCCGGAGGGGGCCACAGTGAGGGATGCCATCGATGCTACAGGAGCCCCCTATGTGAAAGGCGCCCTTGTGGGCCTCATAAGCGGCACAAGGGAACTTGAAAGGACAATAGACACATACCGGATCAAAACAACAGCAGGAAGCATCCTGATTGAACTGCTCCCTGAGGAAGCACCTGAAATCGTTGAGACATGGAGGGAGGTCTACAGCAACCTTGAAAACCTCCGTATAAGGTGGACAACCCCATCCGAGATTTCAATGGGACCCCTGAAAACAGAACTGGAGCCGTCAAGGAAGGAATTCTTCTACGACGAGAATGAGGTTATAATGAGCCTCTCAGGGTTCAGCCCGGATTCAACCCACATAATAATCTCCAGGGACCCCCATTCATCAGTATACGGCGCCCCGGCTGAGAACAGGGGTGTTTTTGCAAGGGTAACCGGCGGGGGAAGAACCATTGAGCGGCTGACAGACCGCGACGTGATAAGGTCAGTGGAACCAGTTGTTGAGAGAAAAAGCATAGTTGAGAGCGCCGCAGTGACAGACCTTGAAACACCACTTGAGGATGGAAACCAGATATTCACCTACGTTAAGGTAAAACCATCCCACGAGTCCCCCCAGTCTGTTGAACACTTCTTCACAATGGTGGAGGAGGGGAAACTGAGGGTCGACTATGAGGCCAACTCATTCATAGGTTTCTACTCCCTTCAGGGGATAAAAAAGGATCCTGAAAAAATAGCAAAGAGAAACAGGGGCACAGTGACCCTTAGGAACACAGGAAGGGGTGCTGGAAGGGTTTACATATACAGGGAGGACAGGGTTTCAACACCATCCCACAACCTCATAGGAAACGTTACAGATGGAATGGAACTGGTGGATATAGCAGGGGAAGGGGACCACATCACGGTGGAGTGCGAACCCGGCAGGATAATGACAGTATCCATGACCCAGAAGGAAGCAGAGGAATACCTTAAAGGATACGGTGTCGAGCAGATACGGGACGGCATAATGGTTGACGATGCAATCGTTGTGGCCCAGGACCCACCCTACACCATGGACATACTCAAGGAGGGAAGGGTCAGAACAGTGGGCATAGAGGCCGATAAAATCCTGGAGGTTGAACTTGACCCTGATGCGCCAAGATCCTCATGGTACTTCCGCAGACTCACAGGCCTCATCGACACACCCATCGGATCCCTCAAGGTACACTTCGCCTTCCCAGGAATGAAGGTGGTGATGTTTGAGGGTGACAGATCCCTGGCAAAGGGCCTTGTACCGGAGAAAACACCTGAAAACTGCGTTAAAAAGGGCAGCATTGGCATAACAAACATGTCAAGGAGACACATAGGTATGGTTGGTGTCAGACTCGAGGACAACGATGAATACGGCCCAACAGGGGAACCATTCAACGGTACCAACATAATAGGCAGAATCATAGAGGGCCTTGAGAATGTTGAAAAATTCAAAGAGGGGGACACAGTCTATGTCCGGGAAAGAAAAAAACCATGAGGAATCAACAAGAATGATAATACTTGGGCCGTCATCAAGGCTGAGCTCATCAGAACTTGTCCAGAGGCTCCACCTCCTTGGACTGCCACTGACCATAAAATCAACATGTTACGGTGCGCTGGTGCATGGGGACACAGAGACTGTGATGGAGGCTGTCAGAAAAATACGCAGCCTGGACCCGACCAACATATTCACAAAGGAGAGGGGGTTCCCACCTGGGGACCCCAGGAGATGCAGAGGACACAGAGGAGCAGCAAGGGAGGGTTACCATCAGCTTGAAAAGGAATTCAAACTACTTGGATATGTGGGCGAGGCCCTTGAA is a window encoding:
- a CDS encoding type II toxin-antitoxin system VapC family toxin, which encodes MKRVLDASAFINGYIPEGTENYTVKSVTDEIRDFKSVMVLERALSDGRLRIMEPDPESMREVDEVTSRSGDAMRLSSTDREVIGLAVSLRKRGEVTVITDDYTIQNTLRILGIEFSSVLTSGIKETYQWRKICTGCRRVYPQDYQFGECEICGSEIKKKRYRSRR
- a CDS encoding DUF2117 domain-containing protein, which produces MRIGVVVHGPQIVDSGYAAKLIDFLKKYGEVRARLGGTMGRTAVYDAHLEDVIDISEKRLPSESVDLFADEGAGIVVLMNYGKSRITGHGFGYKVFQRSEKKPPVVQIERPGEPDGSVVAWKREAESFAEKLARELELEMVDPEEVCREIFHGEPCGEQKPDRREYRRLVGVSENENIFVNGIVVGVSTSDDVTLVAEDGVITEIIGGKIKEHGVEKLGRVNLKDAVVKTGLLRRSEVKPRKVKVRENNKKKYRVSFLNHAAEDIYMLHDSDLVVTVGDDTTLVAADILYRFDVPIIGITDGDIDRVVKKGFKCADSIIIEFEEGWDDIVGERIHRELFRGKKTIETNDLETFKRDLLQIIDNIGASYTVRYT
- a CDS encoding methanogenesis marker 2 protein — translated: MDLDDIIHSLKNFEGVTRKRPIRNIVSILNDAFSVSGKTHLGYGDDASAIRIGDGKLLLLAADGIWGRLMEADPHWAGYCSVLVNVNDIAAMGGKPVGMVNVLSIKSRETCYSVMEGIREGAEKFGVPMVGGHVHPDTPYDALDVSIAGIASEDALITSCDAEPGDRVIVGIDLDGRPHPSFPLNWDTTTHKTPEEVQFQIEVMSIIAERKLVTAGKDISNPGTLGTLGMLLEASDVGARVELESIPRNRSVKWEDWLRMYPGSGFVLTARPENVAECIELLESAGITASDAGEIVSERKLHLVHDNDERVLFDFERDIITGVIEEKI
- the mmp3 gene encoding methyl-coenzyme M reductase-associated protein Mmp3, whose amino-acid sequence is MFVKVNGLDVELPEGATVRDAIDATGAPYVKGALVGLISGTRELERTIDTYRIKTTAGSILIELLPEEAPEIVETWREVYSNLENLRIRWTTPSEISMGPLKTELEPSRKEFFYDENEVIMSLSGFSPDSTHIIISRDPHSSVYGAPAENRGVFARVTGGGRTIERLTDRDVIRSVEPVVERKSIVESAAVTDLETPLEDGNQIFTYVKVKPSHESPQSVEHFFTMVEEGKLRVDYEANSFIGFYSLQGIKKDPEKIAKRNRGTVTLRNTGRGAGRVYIYREDRVSTPSHNLIGNVTDGMELVDIAGEGDHITVECEPGRIMTVSMTQKEAEEYLKGYGVEQIRDGIMVDDAIVVAQDPPYTMDILKEGRVRTVGIEADKILEVELDPDAPRSSWYFRRLTGLIDTPIGSLKVHFAFPGMKVVMFEGDRSLAKGLVPEKTPENCVKKGSIGITNMSRRHIGMVGVRLEDNDEYGPTGEPFNGTNIIGRIIEGLENVEKFKEGDTVYVRERKKP
- a CDS encoding methanogenesis marker 6 protein — its product is MSGKEKNHEESTRMIILGPSSRLSSSELVQRLHLLGLPLTIKSTCYGALVHGDTETVMEAVRKIRSLDPTNIFTKERGFPPGDPRRCRGHRGAAREGYHQLEKEFKLLGYVGEALERPQKAEPEKKEKVSVDEFRDVVERSLKSRQKT